Proteins encoded within one genomic window of Gordonia westfalica:
- a CDS encoding endonuclease domain-containing protein: MNRGCDICGERVGALHIDHDHSCCPPRSKQWRTCGQCVRGFLCGSCNRGLGLLKDDPNVLRSAIEYLGRKA, from the coding sequence ATGAATCGGGGCTGCGACATCTGCGGCGAGCGCGTGGGGGCGCTACATATCGACCATGACCACAGCTGCTGCCCTCCACGGAGTAAGCAGTGGCGAACCTGCGGGCAGTGCGTCCGCGGATTCCTCTGCGGATCGTGCAACCGCGGATTGGGCCTACTGAAGGATGACCCGAACGTGCTGCGAAGCGCGATCGAGTACCTCGGTCGAAAGGCCTAG